The Hyperthermus butylicus DSM 5456 genome includes a region encoding these proteins:
- a CDS encoding nucleoside triphosphate pyrophosphohydrolase codes for MVVCWKLVRDRIGEELSGREGVLVYRVSGEQLEALLRVKIVEEAIELAESGDVGEAVDLVEALLEWLRLKGHGLEYVLRSAEEKRRVRGGFSGGYVVVWPDRDSC; via the coding sequence GTGGTGGTTTGCTGGAAGCTTGTACGGGATCGCATTGGTGAGGAGCTTTCTGGGCGTGAGGGTGTTCTCGTCTATAGGGTTTCTGGCGAGCAGCTTGAGGCGTTGTTGAGAGTTAAGATTGTTGAGGAGGCTATCGAGCTTGCTGAGTCAGGGGATGTTGGCGAGGCTGTTGACCTTGTTGAGGCTCTTCTCGAATGGCTTAGGTTGAAGGGTCATGGGTTGGAGTATGTTCTACGGTCTGCTGAGGAGAAGAGGCGGGTTCGTGGAGGTTTTTCCGGTGGATATGTTGTCGTGTGGCCTGACCGTGATAGCTGTTAG
- a CDS encoding carbon-nitrogen hydrolase family protein, whose protein sequence is MQTLTIALLQFGATHSKEESLERIRKLISRYERIVSEADLLLVPEYSMADPTGQPPEAIAAIAEPLEGPWIGFFARLAREYSVHVVATLYEKSKAGGKPYNTAALIAPTGELLAVYRKIHLFDAYGYRESDYFMPGAEPAKLATIKGFRIALAVCFDLRFPELFRTYALQGAELVAVPAAWYRGPAKEDQLRIIAAARAHENTMYIAVASQYNSNFTGRSLVADPYGLVLLDAGRGEKIVQIEVDRESLEEARRQLPLLKLRRPHAYKL, encoded by the coding sequence TTGCAAACACTCACCATAGCCCTACTACAGTTTGGCGCTACACACTCGAAAGAAGAGAGCCTCGAGAGGATAAGAAAGCTCATTTCGCGCTACGAGAGAATAGTCTCCGAGGCGGATCTCCTACTAGTCCCCGAGTACTCCATGGCAGACCCTACAGGCCAGCCACCCGAGGCGATAGCAGCTATAGCAGAGCCCCTCGAAGGGCCCTGGATAGGCTTCTTTGCCAGGCTCGCGAGAGAGTACAGCGTCCACGTGGTTGCAACACTCTACGAGAAAAGCAAGGCCGGAGGAAAACCATACAATACCGCGGCGCTGATCGCGCCTACTGGCGAGCTCCTAGCAGTATACCGTAAGATACACCTCTTTGACGCCTATGGCTACCGAGAGTCGGACTATTTTATGCCAGGCGCAGAACCAGCAAAACTGGCAACCATCAAGGGATTTCGCATAGCTCTAGCGGTATGCTTCGACCTACGCTTCCCAGAGCTATTCAGGACATATGCCCTGCAGGGAGCGGAGCTAGTAGCAGTCCCAGCAGCATGGTACCGGGGCCCCGCAAAGGAGGACCAGCTCCGAATAATCGCTGCGGCAAGGGCGCACGAAAACACAATGTACATAGCGGTAGCCTCACAGTACAATAGCAACTTTACAGGTAGAAGCCTGGTAGCAGACCCCTACGGCCTCGTACTCCTCGATGCAGGCCGTGGAGAGAAGATAGTCCAGATAGAGGTAGATAGGGAATCCCTTGAGGAGGCGCGCAGACAACTCCCACTACTCAAGCTACGCAGGCCACACGCATACAAGCTCTAA